Proteins encoded together in one Telopea speciosissima isolate NSW1024214 ecotype Mountain lineage chromosome 6, Tspe_v1, whole genome shotgun sequence window:
- the LOC122664720 gene encoding transcriptional regulator ATRX homolog — protein sequence MAAEVGIDVGKRRRLPSWMQGVAAADQGCKLGNEDEENASSEQANSSFAPQPKRKSSAKRLEKEAQLCDKDLAEVDSSLLVKCAKKSGKTNLFQRDVDNDSLTHSEDEVPKKRTKRTCHTQRAVRDTAPQKKQRGKNYRVESSAETVAPLPSEQDEELTMEDLISIAEEYVKADNEINHQPSEREEATSVTQSLAANCSIIESDVSLKDTQSSRGLSTHPTESLTSNLSKTGFKDQDDSISKSIITDLSRTGDPTQDMLDLFLGPLLKKPQKEERKMEITTEEFLDYKFRKQNQSQSVETEVVPMVKKKSSLKDKISMFLD from the exons ATGGCTGCTGAAGTTGGCATTGATGTGGGAAAAAGGCGGAGGTTACCATCTTGGATGCAGGGAGTAGCTGCTGCTGACCAAGGATGTAAGCTTGGGaatgaagatgaagagaatGCTTCATCAGAACAGGCAAATTCATCCTTTGCTCCCCAGCCCAAGAGAAAATCTAGTGCTAAGAGGCTTGAAAAAGAAGCCCAACTTTGTGACAAGGACCTTGCGGAAGTGGATTCAAGCTTACTAGTAAAATGTGCAAAAAAATCTGGGAAAACAAATCTCTTTCAAAGAGATGTGGATAATGATAGTCTTACCCATAGTGAAGATGAAGTcccaaagaaaagaacaaagagaACTTGTCACACTCAGAGAGCAGTTCGGGATACTGCTCCTCAAAAGAAGCAAAGAGGAAAGAATTACAGGGTTGAAAGTAGTGCAGAGACTGTGGCCCCATTACCTAGTGAACAGGATGAAGAACTCACAATGGAAGATCTAATAAGCATCGCTGAAGAG TATGTCAAAGCTGATAACGAGATCAACCATCAACCATCTGAAAGAGAAGAAGCCACATCAGTAACCCAATCTCTGGCAGCTAACTGCTCTATCATAGAGTCAGATGTTTCTTTGAAGGACACTCAAAGCAGCAGGGGATTATCCACCCATCCAACAGAAAGTTTAACTTCTAATTTAAGCAAGACTGGGTTCAAGGATCAAGATGATTCAATAAGTAAAAGCATAATCACTGATCTCAGCAGAACAGGGGATCCTACTCAAGATATGTTGGATTTATTTTTAGGTCCATTGCTCAAGAAACCccaaaaagaggagagaaagatggAAATTACTACCGAGGAGTTCTTGGATTACAAATTCAGGAAGCAAAATCAAAGCCAGAGTGTTGAGACGGAAGTAGTCCctatggtgaagaagaagagcagccttAAGGACAAGATCTCCATGTTTCTTGATTGA
- the LOC122665865 gene encoding gibberellin 2-beta-dioxygenase 6-like, which yields MKTASDPPLLDQYGTLQEIQVSWCNDHHCEVISGECELPLIDLSGLRSHNEDERKACVTAIARASSEWGFFQVVNHGISPELLVEMRIEQVKVFQTPFEKKASCNCLLNDSYRWGSPTATSLNHFSWSEAFHIPLTELSDLASYGEFSTLREVLQKFSTAMSKLARLIAGVLAENLGESNGVLEKICNESSCFLRMNHYPKCPISPEIFGLVPHTDSDFLTILYQDQVGGLQLLKDSKWVAVKPNQDALIINIGDLFQAWSNNEYKSVEHKVMSNERVERYSIAYFLCPSYDFLVGSCREPCVYRKFTFGEYRKQIQEDVKRTGHKVGLSRFLL from the exons ATGAAAACTGCATCTGATCCACCTCTCCTAGATCAATATGGAACATTGCAAGAAATTCAAGTGAGTTGGTGCAATGATCATCATTGTGAAGTGATATCAGGGGAATGTGAACTCCCCTTGATTGATCTTAGTGGTTTGAGGAGTCACAATGAGGATGAGAGGAAGGCTTGTGTGACAGCAATTGCAAGGGCATCTTCAGAATGGGGATTCTTCCAGGTAGTGAACCATGGAATCAGTCCTGAGCTTCTTGTAGAGATGAGAATAGAACAGGTGAAGGTGTTTCAAACTCCCTTTGAGAAGAAAGCTAGTTGTAATTGTCTTCTTAATGATTCTTATAGATGGGGTAGTCCTACTGCTACTTCTCTAAACCATTTCTCTTGGTCTGAAGCCTTCCATATCCCTCTCACTGAGCTTTCAGATTTGGCTTCTTATGGAGAGTTCAGCACTCTAAG GGAAGTGTTGCAGAAGTTCTCAACCGCGATGTCAAAACTCGCTCGGTTGATTGCTGGAGTGCTAGCTGAGAATTTGGGTGAATCAAATGGGGTTCTTGAAAAAATTTGCAATGAAAGTAGCTGCTTTCTTCGAATGAATCACTACCCAAAATGTCCAATCTCACCAGAAATCTTTGGTTTAGTGCCTCATACTGACAGTGATTTCCTTACTATCCTTTATCAAGATCAAGTTGGTGGATTGCAACTTTTGAAAGATTCCAAATGGGTAGCTGTAAAACCCAACCAAGATGCTCTTATCATCAACATTGGAGATCTTTTTCAG GCTTGGAGCAACAATGAATATAAGAGTGTGGAGCACAAGGTGATGAGTAATGAGAGAGTAGAAAGATACTCAATAGCCTACTTTCTATGCCCATCTTATGATTTCTTAGTAGGGAGTTGCAGAGAACCTTGTGTATATAGAAAGTTTACATTTGGAGAGTACAGAAAACAAATTCAAGAAGATGTGAAGAGAACTGGCCATAAAGTGGGCCTTTCAAGGTTTCTCCTTTAA